In a single window of the Papaver somniferum cultivar HN1 chromosome 8, ASM357369v1, whole genome shotgun sequence genome:
- the LOC113302568 gene encoding peroxidase 5-like: MSSKNIIIRFIGLVLLAFCLTNVEAQLRVGFYQSTCFPAEFIIRNAVFNANRDITAGLVRLHFHDCFVRGCDGSVLIDSTPGNTAEKDSPANFPSLRGFEVVDTIKNALETVCPGVVSCADILAYAARDSLLRTGGIGYDVPAGRRDGTLSLASETIDLPRPTFNVTELTQNFANKGLTQEEMVTLSGTHTIGRSHCTSFRDRLYNFNVTVSQDPSLDAAYAAQLKLSCPESNNDPALVVPMNPGSPNVADVGYFIDVLTNRGLFTSDQTLLTNQATAAQMAQNRNPLVWNDKLRAAMVKMGNIGVLTGSAGKIRLNCRVPN, translated from the exons ATGAGTTCAAAGAATATAATCATACGTTTTATTGGTTTGGTTCTATTAGCTTTTTGTCTAACTAATGTGGAAGCTCAACTTCGAGTTGGGTTCTACCAAAGCACTTGTTTTCCAGCTGagtttattattaggaatgcagTCTTCAACGCAAACAGGGATATTACAGCAGGTTTAGTAAGACTCCATTTTCACGATTGCTTTGTTAGG GGTTGTGATGGATCGGTTCTCATTGACTCGACGCCAGGAAACACGGCCGAGAAAGATTCACCTGCAAATTTCCCTAGTCTACGAGGTTTTGAAGTCGTGGACACTATTAAAAATGCCCTCGAAACAGTATGCCCAGGAGTGGTTTCTTGTGCTGATATACTTGCATATGCAGCAAGAGACAGTCTTTTAAGA ACAGGAGGAATAGGATACGATGTCCCAGCAGGGAGAAGAGATGGCACGCTTTCGTTAGCCTCGGAAACAATAGATTTGCCCCGTCCAACATTTAATGTGACTGAACTCACTCAAAATTTCGCCAATAAAGGACTGACACAAGAAGAAATGGTGACACTATCGGGTACCCATACGATTGGTCGATCTCACTGCACTTCATTCCGTGACAGACTCTATAATTTCAACGTAACTGTAAGCCAAGATCCAAGTTTAGACGCAGCTTATGCAGCCCAACTTAAGCTAAGTTGTCCAGAAAGTAACAATGATCCTGCCCTAGTCGTTCCGATGAACCCAGGAAGTCCAAACGTGGCCGACGTGGGATATTTCATTGATGTTTTAACCAACCGTGGGTTGTTCACGTCAGACCAGACGCTCTTGACTAACCAAGCTACAGCTGCTCAAATGGCCCAGAATCGGAACCCTCTCGTTTGGAATGACAAATTGAGAGCTGCAATGGTGAAGATGGGTAATATTGGTGTCTTGACTGGAAGTGCTGGGAAGATTCGATTGAACTGTCGGGTTCCTAACTAA